The Calditrichota bacterium genome segment TGGCAGTTCGAACAGATTTCCAGCTTCATGTCGCCCAAGGTGGAGCGCACCTGCCAGGAGTTACCGCAGGCACACCTCACCGTGCTGACTTTGTACTCCGGATGAATGTCCTTCTTCAATCTCTCAACCTCCTCTCCGCAGCTATCTTACGCGCTGCGCAAATATAGCAAAAGCATGCTACGAATGCAAGCGGAAAATCCCCGCCGCGTGGCGCAGGCAATGGCTCACACTTTTTCCTCGACCCCCAGGACGAACGCCTTGACGCCTTTGCCGTGGTGGCGAGCCTTCAGTTCCTTAGCCCGCTCCAGAAGTGCCTCGATGCGCTCCTGACGGTCGACGATGAGCAACATGGCGTTTTCGCCGGGCCACACCGAGGTGCCGAGGCGCGGCCCCCCCGTTAGGCCACGGCCGAAGACCTTCGGGATCAACGTGAAACAGGAGACCTCGCATTCTTCAATGCAATCGAGAACTACCCTTTCCAGGGCGTTGTTGTACACCAGAATCAGCATCTTGTCCATGTCCGCTCTCCCTTAACGGTGAAGGGCGTGTGCCCGCTTCAGACGCGTCTCGGCGATGGAATACAACGTCGGCACAAACACGAGGGTGATGAGGGTCGACACTAGCAAGCCTCCGATCACGGCAACGGCCAGCGGCACCCAGGTCTCCGAGCCCTCGGCACGACTGAGCGCCATGGGCAACAGGCCGAAGATGGTGGTCAAAGCGGTCATCAACACCGGACGCAGCCGCCGCTGCCCAGCAGTCTGCACCGCTTCGCTCACGGCCATCCCTCGAGCGCGGAGGAGGTTCGTGTAATCCACCAACACGATGGCGTTGTTCACCACGATGCCCACGAGCATAATCATGCCAATGAAGGCGTTCACGCTGAGCGTGGTACCGGTGATGAGGAGTGCCCAGATGACTCCCGTCGCGGCAAAGGGCACCGAGAACATGATGACGAACGGGTCGATGAGCGATTCGAACTGTGCCGCCATCACCAGGTAGACCAGCAACATACCCAGCGCCATGGCAAAGAGCAGTTGCTTGAACGAACTGGCTTGTTGCTCCACGGCACCGGTCACTTTCACCTCGATGTCACGTGGCAGGGGCATCTTGGCCAACGCCTTTTTGAGATCCCTCCCGACGGCGCCACTCGAGCGACCCACTACGCCACAGCTGACGGTCACCAGCCGCTGCTGGTTCTTGCGATCTATCTTCACCGGCGCCACATGCTTCTCGATAGTGGCCAGGCTCTTCAGCGGGATGAGCGTGCCGGTCGGCCCCATGATGGAGACGTCGCCGATGTCCTCCACGGCCTTGCGATCTTCCTCCCGCAGCTGGACAAAGATGGGGTACTCATCTCCTGCCTCGCGATACTTCACCACGTCGCTTCCGTAGAAGCTGGTGCGCAAGGCCATACCCACCTGTGCCACGGAGAGCCCGAGGGCCGCGGCCTTGGCGCGGTCAACAACCACCCAATACTCCGGTTTCCCTTCCTCGCGCGAGATCACCACGTCCGTGGTGCCCTTGATTTCCGCCATTATCTGCTGGATCTGTCTGGCGACGTTCTCGGTCGCGGCCAGGTCATAGCCGTACACCTCGACTTCGATGGGCTTGCCCCCTCCGAACATAGCCATGAAAGGGTCGGTGGGGCTAAAGTCCACAGTCTTCAGGCCAGGGATCTTTTGCAATGCCTTGCTCAATCGCTGGCCAATCTCTCGATCGCTGGCGGATCGCTGTGCCCGCGGCACCAAAGTACCTTGGACAGAAATGACGTTGTTTCCCTCCTCTTGTCCCATGCTGGCACCCATGCCAAAACGGCTGGTGCCACAGCGCGCGATGATGACTTGGCGTTCGGGCACCTCCTTGGCGATGATCTCCTCCACCTGCCGCATCACTGCGTCGGTGGTCTCCAGGTTGGTGCCCACCGGCAGCTCGATGACTCCCCGCAACTGCGATTCATCGGTCTGGGGAAAGAACTCGGTATTGACAAAACGCAGCATGCCCATGCTGATGACAAAGATCCCGAGCCCGGCCAGCACCACCACCAGCTTGTGGCGCAATGCCCAGCCCAACAGCCTCCGGTAGCCTTCCTCTATCCGCCGGAACATCTGTTCGCTGCGCGCATAGAGCTTGCCGGAAAATCCCTCGTTGTTGGCCCCGTTGCCGTTGCGCACGCGCAGCAGCTTGGCCGAGAGCATCGGTGTCAGATACAACGAGGTGAACAGCGAAGCTCCCAGCACGAACATCAGCACATAGCCAAGCTGCCGGAAGAGGATGCCCGCGATGCCTTGCACGAACAACAACGGCACGAAGATGACTACCGTTGTCAAAGTGGAAGCGGTCACCGCCATGGCTACTTCGCGCGCACCAAATACCGCACCTTCCTCTGGCCCTTCTTCCAGCTCGGTGCGGTGGCGGTAGATGTTCTCGAAAATCACGATGGCGTTGTCCACCACCATGCCAATGGCGATGGCCACACTGGACAACGACATGATGTTGATGGTGTAGTTGGCCACCCGCAACAAGATGAAGGCGGTCACCAACGAGAAGGGGATAACGAAAGCGATGATAAAGCTCGCCCGCAAGTTGCGCAGGAAGAGCAGTACGACCAGCACCACCAGGATCGATGCCCAGATGACGGTCGTTGCCAGCCCGGCGATGGATTGCTTGATGAACGTCGAGCCGTCGTAGACGCTTTTCACCTCTACGTCCTTCGGCAAAGTGGGACGGATCTCTTCGACCTTCTTCCACACCTCCCTGGTGACGGCAACGGTATTGGCGCCGGACTGCTTCTGCACGATGACCATGACGCTGCGCTTGCCATCCATGCGGCTCACCCGCGTGACCTCGGCGTAGCCGTCCTCGATGGTCGCCACGTCGCGCAGGTAGATGGGCACGCCGCGGACAGTGCCGATGGCCACATCGCCGATTTCCTGCACGGTGCGGAACTCGCCAGGCAGGCGCACGATGTACTCTTTGCTGCCTGCTTTCAAAGAACCGGCGGGCAAGTTGATGTTCGCTGCCTGCAGCATGCGGGTCACCATGTCGATGGATAGGCCTCTTGCCTGCAAGGCCGCCGCATCAACCCTCACGTTGATCTGGCGCTCCAAGCCGCCGAACACCGTGGCCGAACCCACTCCAGCCACGCGCCGGATGGGATCGCAGAGCTTATCGTCCACTAACTTCTGCAACTCAGGAAAGGACTCGTCCGCGCTTATGCCCAAGAATAGGATAGGCATCAGCGAGGCATCGAACTTGAAGATGAGCGGGTCAGAAGCATCTTCCGGCAAGAACGGCGCGTAGAAGCCCAACTTGTCGCGCACGTCCATGGCTGCGGCATCGATGTTTGTGCCCCACTTGAAATAGACCACCGTAGCGGAGATGTTCTCCTGACTGGTGGAAGTAACCTTGTCCACGTTCGGCACTGTGCTCACCGCATCTTCGATCACGCGGGTGACCCGCGTTTCCACATCCTCCGGACCGGCACCCGGGTAGGTCGTGGTAATCGAAACGGCGGGGAGCGTGATGTCCGGCATCAGGTCGATCCCCAACTGGGAGAGGCTCACCAGTCCCAGGATGAGGATGATTACAAAGACGACAAGAGTCGTGACAGGCCTGCGTACGCCCAGTTCCGGAAGGTTCATACTACTCCCCTCCTTCCATGGTCACGCGCGAGCCCTGCTGGAGCATCTGTTGGCCAACCACCACCAGCTGGTCACCCTCCTGCAGCCCGCTCACCACCTCAGCCAAGCCATTCTGCATGATGCCGACGCGCACCCCTTTGCGTACGGCAATCCCATCCTGCACCACGTAAACGTAACGTTCGGCCTCTGTACCGAGCAACGCGTCAGTAGGCACCACGATCGTCTCCTCCCTGGCAGCCACGACCACGGCAACGCGGGCAAACATGCCTGCTTTCAGTTCCAGACGGGGGTTTGGCACCACCACCTGCACCTCAAACGTGCGCGTGGCCGTGCTGGCGGCCGCATTTACTGCCGACACCTCACCGGCAAAGACCTGGTCGGGGAAAACATCCACCCGCACCTCCACCGGCAGCCCCTCGCGCAGCTTTGTCACCTCCCGCTCCGAGGCGTTGATGCGGATCTTGACGCGCGAGAGGTCCACCAGAGTCACCACTCCCTGGGCGCCTGGCATCTGCGGATTGATCATGTCGCCTTCGCTCATGTATTTGGCGGTGACCACTCCCGCAAAGGGGGCTTTCATCACCGAGTGGCGAAGTTGCCATTCGGCCAGGGCCAAGGCGGCCTTTGCCTGCTGCAACTGCGCCTGTGCCGCTTGGTAGGCGAGCTGCACCTTCTCGTACTGCTGGTCGCTCACCGAGCCCTTCTGCT includes the following:
- a CDS encoding efflux RND transporter periplasmic adaptor subunit gives rise to the protein MRGVYFTAMAAVLALMVAAGCASKRDSRATETTIVPVKVSPVTKGSIREVLTYTGSVEPYREMRVVPSVGGKIAKIYVDIGDRVAAGQTLAELDNETFSLQLQQAQAGLAVAQANFDDAERNWNRMQELKQKGSVSDQQYEKVQLAYQAAQAQLQQAKAALALAEWQLRHSVMKAPFAGVVTAKYMSEGDMINPQMPGAQGVVTLVDLSRVKIRINASEREVTKLREGLPVEVRVDVFPDQVFAGEVSAVNAAASTATRTFEVQVVVPNPRLELKAGMFARVAVVVAAREETIVVPTDALLGTEAERYVYVVQDGIAVRKGVRVGIMQNGLAEVVSGLQEGDQLVVVGQQMLQQGSRVTMEGGE
- the rpmE gene encoding 50S ribosomal protein L31; protein product: MKKDIHPEYKVSTVRCACGNSWQVRSTLGDMKLEICSNCHPFFTGKQKLVDSAGRVEKFLKKYGRGKEAEQHDS
- a CDS encoding efflux RND transporter permease subunit, which translates into the protein MNLPELGVRRPVTTLVVFVIILILGLVSLSQLGIDLMPDITLPAVSITTTYPGAGPEDVETRVTRVIEDAVSTVPNVDKVTSTSQENISATVVYFKWGTNIDAAAMDVRDKLGFYAPFLPEDASDPLIFKFDASLMPILFLGISADESFPELQKLVDDKLCDPIRRVAGVGSATVFGGLERQINVRVDAAALQARGLSIDMVTRMLQAANINLPAGSLKAGSKEYIVRLPGEFRTVQEIGDVAIGTVRGVPIYLRDVATIEDGYAEVTRVSRMDGKRSVMVIVQKQSGANTVAVTREVWKKVEEIRPTLPKDVEVKSVYDGSTFIKQSIAGLATTVIWASILVVLVVLLFLRNLRASFIIAFVIPFSLVTAFILLRVANYTINIMSLSSVAIAIGMVVDNAIVIFENIYRHRTELEEGPEEGAVFGAREVAMAVTASTLTTVVIFVPLLFVQGIAGILFRQLGYVLMFVLGASLFTSLYLTPMLSAKLLRVRNGNGANNEGFSGKLYARSEQMFRRIEEGYRRLLGWALRHKLVVVLAGLGIFVISMGMLRFVNTEFFPQTDESQLRGVIELPVGTNLETTDAVMRQVEEIIAKEVPERQVIIARCGTSRFGMGASMGQEEGNNVISVQGTLVPRAQRSASDREIGQRLSKALQKIPGLKTVDFSPTDPFMAMFGGGKPIEVEVYGYDLAATENVARQIQQIMAEIKGTTDVVISREEGKPEYWVVVDRAKAAALGLSVAQVGMALRTSFYGSDVVKYREAGDEYPIFVQLREEDRKAVEDIGDVSIMGPTGTLIPLKSLATIEKHVAPVKIDRKNQQRLVTVSCGVVGRSSGAVGRDLKKALAKMPLPRDIEVKVTGAVEQQASSFKQLLFAMALGMLLVYLVMAAQFESLIDPFVIMFSVPFAATGVIWALLITGTTLSVNAFIGMIMLVGIVVNNAIVLVDYTNLLRARGMAVSEAVQTAGQRRLRPVLMTALTTIFGLLPMALSRAEGSETWVPLAVAVIGGLLVSTLITLVFVPTLYSIAETRLKRAHALHR